From Streptomonospora salina, the proteins below share one genomic window:
- a CDS encoding helix-turn-helix domain-containing protein: protein MDAATRGQTIRRARKRRNLSQTALAGLVGRSESWLSQVERGKRKVDSHEVLTRLAEVLRIDIRDLTGDEASDYIGARYAAARDIETAMTRYTTLETIIQDTGEAQAIDVSRLRTEADRTYAAYQETRYDEVGRRLPRLIRDVEAAARSRGADRPAVCSARAQVYNTAAAVLRRVGERELAWQAADRAMSAAEWADENLLAAVGAYRLTYVLISRDRRGAALDLAMGAAHALERRMNPGTPGELSVYGGLHLAAATAAAADFDRASIPRFLADARRAAERLGHDGNFYGTAFGPSNVAIHTVSTAVAVGDAQTAVDTGEALDVRTLPTGLVGRRAQVQLDIARGYTMRRMDAAAVNTLLEAERLSPQLIRYDSATGDVLTELMSREHRRSTPELRPLAHRAGVT from the coding sequence GTGGACGCAGCCACGCGCGGGCAGACCATTCGGCGCGCCCGCAAGCGCCGCAACCTTTCCCAGACCGCACTGGCCGGACTCGTCGGCCGCTCCGAGTCGTGGCTCTCACAGGTCGAGCGTGGAAAGCGCAAGGTCGACTCACACGAAGTCCTCACGCGCTTGGCCGAAGTCCTGCGCATCGATATCCGCGATCTGACAGGCGACGAGGCATCCGACTATATCGGCGCACGCTACGCCGCCGCTCGCGACATCGAGACCGCCATGACGCGCTATACCACCCTGGAGACGATCATCCAGGACACCGGCGAGGCGCAGGCCATCGACGTCAGTCGGCTCCGTACCGAAGCGGATCGTACCTACGCCGCCTACCAGGAAACCCGCTACGACGAAGTGGGGCGGCGACTGCCGCGTCTGATCCGCGACGTGGAGGCGGCGGCCCGCAGCCGGGGAGCCGACCGGCCGGCGGTGTGCTCGGCCCGGGCGCAGGTCTACAACACCGCTGCGGCCGTACTTCGCCGGGTGGGCGAGCGTGAACTCGCGTGGCAAGCAGCGGATCGCGCCATGTCCGCCGCCGAGTGGGCCGATGAGAATCTACTCGCCGCCGTGGGCGCTTACCGGCTGACCTACGTCCTCATATCGCGGGACCGGCGCGGCGCGGCGCTGGACCTGGCGATGGGCGCTGCCCACGCGTTGGAGCGGCGGATGAACCCCGGCACACCAGGGGAGCTGAGCGTATACGGCGGATTGCACCTGGCCGCCGCTACCGCTGCAGCTGCCGATTTCGATCGGGCGAGCATCCCTCGATTCCTCGCCGATGCGCGGCGCGCTGCCGAGCGGCTGGGGCACGACGGCAATTTCTACGGGACGGCGTTCGGCCCCTCCAACGTCGCGATCCACACAGTGTCAACGGCTGTCGCCGTGGGCGACGCGCAGACCGCCGTCGACACAGGCGAGGCCCTCGACGTCAGGACGCTTCCGACCGGGCTCGTCGGCCGCCGCGCCCAGGTGCAACTGGACATCGCCCGCGGATACACGATGCGGCGGATGGACGCCGCAGCGGTGAACACCTTGTTGGAAGCCGAGCGGCTCTCTCCGCAGCTCATTCGATACGACTCCGCCACCGGGGACGTGCTGACCGAGCTGATGAGTCGTGAGCACCGCCGCTCTACTCCGGAACTGCGCCCACTGGCCCACCGCGCCGGCGTTACCTGA
- a CDS encoding flavoprotein, whose product MPASRTLYLVVSAAPAPEGIADLVELLQEQGWEVVALSTPTGTNFHDPAELASLTGHSVRVDYRMPGTGSPMPKADAVLACPLTFNSVNKFAQGITDNMAIGLLCEMTGYGVPTLVVPHCKPQLAAHPSFDRSLQTLEEIPRVTILFDPDAPYHRRMPTWSRVADTLNDMTP is encoded by the coding sequence ATGCCCGCTTCACGCACGCTGTATCTGGTGGTCTCGGCCGCTCCCGCGCCCGAGGGCATCGCCGATCTGGTGGAACTCCTGCAGGAGCAAGGGTGGGAAGTCGTCGCACTATCGACTCCTACCGGCACGAACTTCCACGACCCCGCGGAGCTGGCGAGTCTGACGGGGCATTCTGTGCGCGTGGATTACCGCATGCCCGGCACCGGATCGCCCATGCCCAAGGCCGACGCGGTACTGGCGTGTCCTCTCACGTTCAATTCCGTGAACAAGTTCGCTCAGGGCATCACCGACAACATGGCGATCGGGCTGTTGTGCGAGATGACCGGCTACGGGGTACCGACCCTGGTGGTACCGCATTGCAAACCCCAGCTCGCCGCCCACCCGTCGTTCGACCGCTCCCTCCAGACCCTGGAGGAGATCCCCCGCGTGACGATCCTGTTCGACCCCGATGCCCCGTACCACCGGCGCATGCCGACCTGGAGCCGTGTCGCCGACACCCTGAACGATATGACTCCCTGA
- a CDS encoding cytochrome P450, protein MESVPRPTSRIRLELDDPATNTRRLRAAGPVAAVELAGLHLWAACSDEALRTVQGDTSGTFLRGAENWPALHRGEVDRSHPLVALVGDLRSLLALNGTEHEQIRRLLRPAFTPAAVKHRRGRIEAVTDRLLDGMEAAGPRVDLLDFAWQLTVEVFLDLFGLGPEHAERLSDITTRAFALSDPGVHAEARAYIADLLDHTPPEAAGGDLLSLLATSHRAGDVSRADAIDTCYLLIVAGFDTTLGALLNAAQALATHPDQRDLVLSGQVGWAPAIEECLRRYSSVATLPICFTTREVELCGTDLPAGTGVLLGISAAGLDPHRWHDPEAFDVTRNPKGHLAFGHGIHYCLGAHLARLELETALSGLFTRFPHLAVADEVPPLPSFMIRRPASLPINLTPDAARAA, encoded by the coding sequence GTGGAATCCGTCCCCCGCCCCACGTCGCGCATCCGCCTCGAACTCGACGACCCCGCCACCAACACCCGGCGTCTTCGAGCGGCTGGCCCGGTGGCTGCGGTCGAGCTAGCCGGCCTGCACCTGTGGGCCGCCTGTAGTGACGAGGCCCTGCGCACCGTCCAAGGCGACACCAGCGGCACGTTCCTGCGCGGGGCCGAGAACTGGCCCGCCCTGCACCGCGGCGAGGTGGACCGGTCCCATCCGCTGGTGGCGCTGGTGGGAGACCTGCGCAGCCTCCTCGCCCTCAACGGCACCGAACACGAACAGATCCGCCGGCTCCTGCGCCCCGCCTTCACCCCGGCCGCCGTGAAACACCGCCGGGGCCGGATCGAGGCCGTCACCGACCGCCTCCTCGACGGGATGGAAGCCGCCGGGCCGCGGGTGGACCTGCTGGACTTCGCCTGGCAACTGACCGTGGAAGTGTTCCTCGACCTCTTCGGGCTCGGCCCCGAGCACGCCGAACGCTTGAGCGACATCACCACCCGCGCCTTCGCCCTGTCCGACCCGGGGGTGCACGCGGAGGCCCGCGCCTACATCGCCGACCTGCTCGACCACACCCCGCCTGAGGCCGCCGGCGGCGACCTGCTCTCCCTGCTGGCCACGTCCCACCGGGCGGGCGACGTGTCCCGGGCCGACGCGATCGACACCTGCTACCTGCTGATCGTCGCCGGTTTCGACACCACCCTGGGCGCCCTACTCAACGCCGCCCAGGCCCTGGCCACCCACCCCGACCAGCGCGACCTCGTCCTGTCCGGACAGGTGGGCTGGGCGCCGGCGATCGAGGAGTGCCTGCGCCGCTACAGCTCCGTAGCCACCCTGCCGATCTGTTTCACCACCCGCGAGGTCGAACTGTGCGGCACGGACCTGCCCGCCGGGACCGGGGTGCTGCTGGGCATTTCCGCCGCCGGACTCGACCCCCACCGGTGGCACGACCCCGAGGCCTTCGACGTGACCCGCAACCCCAAGGGGCATCTGGCCTTCGGCCACGGCATCCACTACTGCCTGGGCGCCCACCTCGCCCGCCTCGAACTCGAAACGGCCCTGTCGGGCCTGTTCACTCGCTTCCCCCACCTCGCAGTGGCCGACGAGGTGCCGCCGCTGCCCAGCTTCATGATCCGCCGCCCCGCCAGCCTGCCCATAAACCTGACCCCCGACGCCGCCCGCGCCGCCTGA
- a CDS encoding cytochrome P450 gives MPPAPEPPPPPPLLRLDDPALDLPTALDRLDGEHFERGLVPVELEKGVPAWLMISLPVLHRVLKDERSFARDPRAWRDLWNGTIPQASPLQALYPPRKNALSVDGAEHERLRTALTGALQEVSLALLPARIREIADVVIDGFCTRGRADVVSEYASVLPLLVLCRLFGMDQPAGLRVGMAMQRLWDGEADAGHAHHQLQDLLIGHAAHRRAHPGRDITSGMVARGLEDAEIRDQLALIMAAAHDPIAHALANTLADLLQTSRLHMVGSTWLISETLNQGVWRHPPLETLVGRFPTADGLEVGGYRLRRGDCLIMGFGAAQRHQLRTAPPEPSNRAYPVFGMGPHGCPQLGRDIALAIAQTGVERLQQRLPDLRLDQDDAPRRASTVIAGRRSLPLTFTPARPLTQEDPWNPSPAPRRASASNSTTPPPTPGVFERLARWLRSS, from the coding sequence ATGCCGCCGGCCCCCGAACCCCCACCGCCACCGCCGCTGCTGCGGCTGGACGATCCCGCCCTGGACCTGCCCACCGCCCTGGACCGCCTCGATGGGGAGCACTTCGAGCGCGGGCTGGTGCCCGTCGAGCTGGAGAAAGGCGTGCCCGCCTGGCTCATGATCAGCCTGCCCGTGCTGCACCGGGTCCTCAAAGACGAGCGGTCCTTCGCCCGCGACCCCCGCGCCTGGCGCGACTTGTGGAACGGCACCATCCCGCAGGCCAGCCCGCTGCAGGCGCTGTATCCGCCCCGCAAAAACGCCTTGTCGGTCGACGGCGCCGAACACGAGCGGCTGCGCACGGCGCTGACCGGCGCCTTGCAGGAGGTGTCCCTGGCGCTGCTGCCCGCCCGCATCCGCGAGATCGCCGATGTCGTCATCGACGGGTTCTGCACCCGGGGCCGGGCCGACGTGGTCTCCGAGTACGCCTCCGTGCTGCCGCTGCTGGTGCTGTGCCGATTGTTCGGCATGGACCAGCCCGCGGGGCTGCGGGTGGGCATGGCCATGCAGCGGCTCTGGGACGGCGAGGCCGACGCCGGCCACGCCCACCACCAGCTCCAAGACCTCCTGATCGGCCACGCCGCTCACCGCCGCGCCCACCCGGGCCGCGACATCACCAGCGGGATGGTCGCCCGCGGGCTGGAGGATGCGGAGATCCGCGACCAGCTCGCGCTGATCATGGCGGCCGCCCACGACCCCATCGCCCACGCGCTCGCCAACACGCTGGCCGACCTGTTGCAGACGTCGCGGCTGCACATGGTCGGCTCCACCTGGCTGATCAGCGAGACCCTCAACCAGGGGGTGTGGCGCCACCCGCCCTTGGAGACTCTGGTGGGCCGCTTCCCCACCGCCGACGGCCTCGAGGTGGGCGGCTACCGGCTGCGCCGGGGCGACTGCCTGATCATGGGCTTCGGCGCCGCCCAACGCCACCAGCTGCGTACCGCCCCGCCCGAGCCCTCCAACCGCGCCTATCCCGTGTTCGGCATGGGCCCGCACGGCTGCCCGCAGTTGGGCCGCGACATCGCCCTGGCCATCGCCCAGACCGGGGTGGAGCGCCTCCAGCAGCGCCTGCCCGACCTGCGCCTGGACCAGGACGACGCTCCGCGGCGCGCCTCCACGGTCATCGCCGGACGGCGCAGCCTGCCCCTGACGTTCACCCCCGCCCGCCCCCTCACCCAGGAGGACCCGTGGAATCCGTCCCCCGCCCCACGTCGCGCATCCGCCTCGAACTCGACGACCCCGCCACCAACACCCGGCGTCTTCGAGCGGCTGGCCCGGTGGCTGCGGTCGAGCTAG